A single Mobula hypostoma chromosome 26, sMobHyp1.1, whole genome shotgun sequence DNA region contains:
- the LOC134338296 gene encoding stathmin-like, with translation MACTDIKVKELDKRSSGQAFEIILSPTAEAIPEFPLSPKKDRSLEDLQKKMEAAENRRKSHEAVVLKQLAEKQEHVKEVLQRAIEENNKFSKMAEEKLISKMELIKENREAQLAARLERLREKDKHLEEVRKNRESKETEEMVQQCLP, from the exons ATATTAAAGTAAAGGAACTAGACAAACGTTCTTCAGGCCAAGCTTTTGAGATTATTTTGAGCCCTACAGCTGAAGCAATTCCAGAGTTTCCCCTTTCTCCCAAGAAAGATCGATCACTTGAAGatcttcaaaaaaaaatggaagcTGCAGAAAACAGACGAAAG TCACATGAAGCAGTGGTTCTGAAGCAGTTGGCTGAAAAACAGGAACATGTAAAGGAAGTGCTTCAGAGAGCAATTGAAGAAAATAACAAATTCAGCAAAATGGCAGAAGAAAAGCTGATTTCCAAAATGGAGCTCATTAAGGAAAATCGTGAGGCCCAGTTAGCTGCTAGGCTTGAGCGCCTTCGTGAGAAG GACAAGCACCTAGAGGAAGTGAGAAAGAACAGAGAGAGCAAGGAAACTGAAGAAATGGTTCAACAATGTCTGCCCTAG